The window ATAGATTCTCATTGTAAAGGCCTTATTGAAATCACACAGGTAACCACTAAAGACACTCCAAATCATGGTACTATCCAAAAGTGGGATcctaaattagaataaattataatccatttatatatgtcaaaatacattctcctatcatgtatatataaaaagaacaaacttaaaaaaaagaattcacagagtaaaataagtaaataaataaataaataaaataatttaataaaagatgTTTTAATGCTCTCTACTTACCTTTGGTTTCCTTTCTGGACCAGGGAACTGTCACTGTTAAAGAGTGTGAAATGCTCTACTCCTGTCAGCCATTATGTCTGGAGCCAACAGCTCCACCCTGACACCAGGATTCTTTATCTTGAATGGTGTTCCTGGGCTGGAAGCTGCACACATCTGGATCTCCCTGCCATTCTGCCTCATGTACATCATTGCTCTTGTGGGGAATGTGGGACTCATCTGCCTCATTAGTCATGAGGAAGCCCTGCACCGACCCATGTACTACTTCCTGGCCCTGCTGGCCTCCACTGATGTCACCTTGTGcaccaccactgtgcccaacatgCTGTGTATATTCTGGTTCAACCTCAAGGAGATAGACTTTAATGCCTGCCTGGTCCAGATGTTTTTTGTCCACATGTTGACTGGGATGGAGTCTGGGGTGCTCATGCTCATGGCTCtggaccgctatgtggccatctgctaCCCCTTACGCTATACCACCATCCTCACCAACCCTATCATCACCAAGGCTGGTCTTGCCACTTTCTTGAGGAGTGTGATGCTCATCATCCCATTCACGTTCCTCACCAAACGCCTGCCCTATTGCCAGGGCCACCTCATCCCCCACACCTACTGCGACCACATGTCTGTGGCCAAGGTGTCCTGTGGCAACGTCAAGGTAAATGCTATCTATGGTCTGATGGTTGCCCTCCTGATTGGCGTCTTTGATATCTGTTGTATCTCTGCATCTTACACTATGATTTTGCGGGCTGTAGTGAGCCTGTCATCAGCAGATGCTCGTCACAAAGCCTTTAGCACCTGCACATCTCATATCTGTGCCATCGTGATCACTTATGTACCTGcttttttcactttcttcacTCATCGATTTGGAGGCCACAATATTCCCCACCACATACACATCATTGTGGCCAACCTTTATCTGCTGTTGCCTCCTACCATGAACCCAATTGTTTATGGAGTCAAGACCAAGCAGATTCGTGAAGGAGTCATCAAATTCCTATTTGGAGACAAGACTGGCCTCACTTAAGACAAGCAAATCACAAAATGCATTGTTTGGGATGGAGAGAAAATAGTGGAGAAGAATTCATAAAaggtgaaaatgaaatattaaatcatTCTAAAACATAGATTTTCTAAAGTCTTTGCAAgtgtatatttttaagtgtttattgtTTGTAAATATCTGCCAAAATAGAGAATGCagaattaaaaaggtaaaatactCATTCCCAATAAAGATTATGTTTGTCATGAATTTTTATAGAATCATATGTTTAGTAACACTAGAAagttaataaaaagcaaaaggtaAGCCTGATGTATCCACACATTGTATGGAGAAGTAGGAGGCTAGACTAATGTGAGCAAGCACATCCTCTCCACTAGGAACAAATTCTATGCAGATCAAATGCATTTTTGCCATGGGGCCATAAGGGTCCAGGGTtgcaatattttctaataatttttaaggCAAGCAAGatttgatgttttataaaatCTTTGAGTTTTGTTCACTATTTTTGAAAACATTCTGTTTCATACAAAAATTTCTAAGTGTTCTATTTTGTCCTATGTAATCATTTTGCaacctttatttaaaatgtatctaaAGGATATAGTTGTCTTGTTAAATATCAAGGAGGcaaatgtattattattagtaTACCTATTAATTAATTCAATCCTTCACTCATTCATTAATTTTGAGACACTGATAGTAATATTTGTCATGCCTTGAATTTAATGAAAGAGAGGCAGAGTTGAAAATAATTCAGTCTCAGGCCTCAGTGTGTAGAATCTAGATGTTGGACCAGAATACATGAGAGGAAACACATGTGAAAAAAGGAGGATAGATCattaaaaatggatgaaatgtGGAGGAACCAAAAAGTTAGTAGGAAAGAGTTTGAGGAGATATAACATGAGTTTAATATCTAGTTAGTCCCAAAGTTTAAATACTCTGTCTTTTAATATCTAGTGCCTAGACTTAATCTAAGTCTcaacctccattttttttcaagtgaggaaaaaacaacaacaacaaagatgcATCTGGCCAATTACATGctctaatatgtaattttttaaaaaagtaaaagcatgTAGCATGGTTTTGGacaagttttgcttttttatgaCTTATTAGTTTCTACTCTGTCTCATTCTGAACATCACAGTCGCATGAGAAATCTTTCCAATTGTACAGTCAGTGGACAATTAGATTTCTATGGTTAAGCTTGCATTGAGTTTTCACAAACATTTTGTCAATAGGAACAAACAAGTTTTTCTGGGTACCCTCTAGGTACCTGGCTTCATGTTATGTACTGTGAAATATGAATGATTACAAAAACTCTAGTGAATTCTACTCTATAGAGGATAAAAAATGCTTGGAATGGCTACCAGACAATGTAACAAgttttgtttgctattttttaaaaatagcgaATAGTGCAACAGATTTTCAAAAATCATGGAAACTGAGAATAGGATCATCAACATCAATTAAAGTTAGTAAATAAATTCTTTATAGGGAAGGTAGGATTTGAGATGAATCTTGAATTATAcatgaatattaaaagaaagagaaaatgggattatttgaaacaataaaatattttcatatattttgtgtaAAATGTGAAGGTTAAACAAACAATATCAAGTTTGGGCAGATAAATGTCTTCAGAAGCAAAAGATAAAGAGGAAGACAAAAAGATGGGTCTGAAAGGTAGAAGCCCTGCTGGGAGGTGCATTGCTTGTGAGCCTGGGCAGGACACCAGGAGCATCAGGTGCTGCTCCTCCATCAGCACTGAGAGGCCACAGGGGCCCTAGAATGGCCCTTAACCTTGAGCAGCTGCTGTCCAATGGTCACTTTCCTGGTCTGTTCATGTCTCCACCATAACCTCTGTctctgaaggcctgtctccctcCCTGCTTTCTTCTGTCTTCCGTATAGACTCTATTTTCTCAGTTCTACTTCCTTCTTTGGTGAACCAGCCTGAGTTCTTCAAAGGGTGTTCCTGGGTACAGTGTAGATTCCTTGCcttcctctacttttttttttgaaggtgtTGAGCATTTTCATAAGAACATGGTTTCAAgattataacaacaacaaacatataTGGCCCttattttccagatatttttttctaagcattGTATGTGCGTTTGTTCTTAAAACAAATGTGAGGATGGCACTATTTCATGTCCTTTCTACAGGCAAGCTTACTGAAGCAAAGGGAGGTTAGACAATGAAAGTCATATAGCCAGCAagtggcagaacttggatttaCATCCAGGCCACCTGGACccagtgtctttatttttaacaactgCAATATACTACATCGTTTTCTAAGGAATTAAAAGTTtgtagcataatttttttttatgactggGATAATGAGAAGTTCCTTATGGTGACCCTGCCCTGGGTGAAGAGATTGTCTTTTGTACTTCTTTATGACTGAAGAGTATTCATTCTCGTGTGAGAGAATGACTTATGAAAATACAGAACTGCCATCAGATTCTTAAGGGTCCCACACAATATTTGACTCAAGTACACATAATTGCAAGAGAAAACGTGTGCCCTCTATCCTGCTCTTGTGTTTTTCATGGAGCATGTTGCTTTCAAGACTTTTATTGGGTGTCCCCCTGACCAACCCTACTATATAGATGATTACTGCCATGATCGCTTCTTAGCCTTTTGACTAAGACCAAGTTTAGGTTATTAATGCCATGAAATCAGGATCTTTACCCAATTTATTTACCAAGGTATCTCAAATTCCAAAATTATTGCCTGCTATATGGTAGATGCAATAAAAACATATCACCAAGCACCTCACCTAGACATGAGTCAGAAGCTCATTGCtgagaaaggaatttttaaattccatttgaaAGTGGAGATAGACCAAgtgggaaaattaaaataaagatcaaaaaAAGACTTACATTCTTCTGTAAACTATGGTTATGCtggtaataatttttataactctcatattatttcataatatactataaacattttaatatttatatataagagattatacagtatttgttttttgtacctggtttatttcacttactacATCCTCCAGGTTTATCTATGCTGTTACAAAAAGcataatttcctcctttttaaatgctgagtaatatttccttgtgcacatataccacattttctttatccattcatctttcaatgaatatttgaattgtttccacTTCTCGgctcttgtgaataatgctactatgaataCAATGATGTGTACCTCTCTTTGAGACATTGACTTTATTTCCTTTAGATACATACTCAGCAAagaaattgctggatcacatgatagttatattttcaatattttgaggAACTTTTTTTTacatagtaaacatttatttacatatcagtataaacaatattatttttgtcaatattataaactaaaatattcaaaaacatgtTATTTCAAAGAGACAtcaaacaatatataaaattagttgaaaatattaatatactagattcaaaaataaaaggtTAACCATGCTTTAATATCCATTTGAACttgatatattaatttttgatatatttaataatttttttggctTCAAATATATCTCTATCTCCATCTCTATCTACCTACCTAAATAtttctccaattttatttttgaacttccAGCTGAAATCTACTGACCATGGTGACTGATGTTGGCAATATTTTAGGAAAAGTTTCACCAAGTATGAAACTCTGAATCCATTGGATTTCTTTATATCTACATATCTATATCTACCTGTCATTTATCTACCGATTTGCATAcctctttgatttcattttttgatttCTAAATGAAATCCAAACATCTTGGTAGTGTTACCAATATTTTAAGGAGAGTTTGTTTCCATAATGGCTTTACTAATTTATGTTCCCCTTAACAGTGTATAGTTATTCTTTTTCCCCCTATATCCTTGCCAGtacttgttatattttgttgttttcaacaAGTTAAAGTCACTatggtttcctttcttttttatttctatttatgaataaaatcatACAGCACTcatttttctgtgcctggtttttttacttagcataattaTCTCTAGTTAATGCTATTTATACATACAacagatttttgttcttttttatgatgGAAGAGTATTCTATTGCATGTATGTATGactttttttaatcaattcatcATTTTACTGTTAGCTATTATGAGTAATGTTGCAATATATTTGGTAGCCCAAGTGTTTCTTTGATATACTTTTggagtcttattttaaaaaaaatccactccCGTTCCAATGTTATAAGTGAATTTCctgtacattttcttctagtaccttcattattttgtgtcttacatttaagtctttaatttatttcaaactgATTTTTAGAACTGGTAAGAGATGGGgctctaatttttattcttccacaCATGGATACCCAATTTATCTAGCCCCATTTCTTGAAAAGACTATACTTTCTCTAATGCATATTCTTAAGAGTTTTGTAAAAATTCAGTTGGCTCTAGATACCTGGATTAATATCTATTacctggtattggcaccaaaacagacatgttgaccaacggtacagaatagaggatacagagaaaaatccacataaatacagttatcttatatttgacaaaggtaccaaaaacatacattgaagaaaattttttttattttatccactaCCTTAAGATACCTAGCAAGTTAAACACAGTGTCTCTATTTAGCTGTTACTGATACTTGTTTTTTCTAGTCTAATTCCCTCACTGAAGTTTGATAAAAGTCCACATCTCTGTGTGAACCAGACAGGATCTAGATGTAGACCTGAAATTCTCTGTGTGGTTATGAGGATTAatggatattttttatttagttctgtAGATCTCAAAAATCTTCCATGCTACTTGTACTGTGTCTTTGGAAAGCTACATATTTAAAACATCACCATGTGAGAGGCATAATTACATTACAAATTTTAAGTCAATAACCATTAAATTAATGGAGTCTTATTTTGGTTGTTTCTACTTCCTGGATCTTGTGAATAATGGattattattatcaaataataataattaatattaaataatattttaagataaagaaaatctatGCCTTATGTAAAAAGTATTCAAATTGAATTTACAGTATAAATATGGCATTATGTTGAAGTGATTTTGATTGAAAGATTAATTCATTGCTCTTTCCATGCCTTCTAATGGCAGATCCACTTAATTTTGTTAATTCATGTAGGTTTTTTCCACTTTTGAACTAATAGTGTTATTATAAAAACGTATGCACAAGTTTGTGGAAGGTTATCCAAAATAAAGAATGAGGGTAAAAATTAGAACAAGGATCTATGAAGTGGACAAAGGGATTGATGGTGAGGAAGGATGGATAGAATAAAGAATGAACAttggaataaatctgacctaactttcctgtgtaggtgtgtgaatatatcacagtgaatctcaccattacaTACAtgagagtaatttttaaaaaactgtaagtaaatagcagaaagattattagagcagagggaagggaactGTGGGAGGGATAAGAGGAGGCAACGATAAAatactggggactaaattagaaaaaaaattatattccatgcttttacaattttgtcaaaatgaattccaagattatgtataactaaaaagaaccaataaaagaaaagaacaagtttTTGTTATAACAGTTGCTTTCCATT is drawn from Urocitellus parryii isolate mUroPar1 chromosome 4, mUroPar1.hap1, whole genome shotgun sequence and contains these coding sequences:
- the LOC113177650 gene encoding olfactory receptor 52N2; amino-acid sequence: MSGANSSTLTPGFFILNGVPGLEAAHIWISLPFCLMYIIALVGNVGLICLISHEEALHRPMYYFLALLASTDVTLCTTTVPNMLCIFWFNLKEIDFNACLVQMFFVHMLTGMESGVLMLMALDRYVAICYPLRYTTILTNPIITKAGLATFLRSVMLIIPFTFLTKRLPYCQGHLIPHTYCDHMSVAKVSCGNVKVNAIYGLMVALLIGVFDICCISASYTMILRAVVSLSSADARHKAFSTCTSHICAIVITYVPAFFTFFTHRFGGHNIPHHIHIIVANLYLLLPPTMNPIVYGVKTKQIREGVIKFLFGDKTGLT